A genomic region of Leptolyngbya sp. NIES-2104 contains the following coding sequences:
- a CDS encoding SDR family oxidoreductase codes for MKVLMVGATGQYASLVLPELKQRGATVRALVRDERKSNAARQQGAEETAIADLNDSDSLRAAATGVDGVFHINPAFTSNEAELGVAMVEAAKAAGVQKFVFSGAIHPSISKMSNHAAKRSVEEALYESGMEFTVLQPTMFMQTLDNGWNAVIAQGRFSLPYSKSAKASYVDYRDVAEVAALALTGNRLGYGTFELCAPGMVNRVELAAMMSEAIGSTIEAGEPSFDEWAQAAHIPEGSRREGMRTMYADYDQHGFPGGNALVLQAILEREPRTLRQYIQELANRKVAS; via the coding sequence ATGAAAGTATTAATGGTAGGAGCAACAGGTCAGTACGCTAGCCTTGTTCTGCCTGAGCTGAAGCAACGTGGCGCTACCGTGCGGGCGCTGGTGCGAGATGAACGTAAATCGAACGCGGCGCGGCAGCAGGGTGCAGAGGAAACGGCGATCGCCGACCTCAACGACTCAGATAGTCTTCGTGCTGCTGCGACTGGCGTGGACGGTGTGTTTCACATTAATCCTGCCTTTACATCTAATGAAGCAGAATTAGGTGTGGCGATGGTTGAGGCAGCGAAGGCAGCGGGTGTGCAAAAGTTCGTGTTTTCGGGTGCGATTCATCCATCGATCTCGAAGATGAGTAACCATGCAGCGAAACGTTCGGTCGAGGAAGCACTGTACGAGTCTGGGATGGAGTTCACTGTCTTGCAGCCGACGATGTTCATGCAAACGCTTGATAACGGGTGGAATGCCGTGATCGCACAAGGACGCTTCTCCTTGCCCTACTCTAAATCTGCAAAAGCATCCTACGTCGATTACCGCGATGTAGCAGAAGTGGCGGCATTAGCACTGACGGGGAATCGATTAGGCTACGGCACATTCGAGCTATGTGCCCCTGGCATGGTCAACCGCGTAGAATTGGCAGCAATGATGAGTGAAGCGATCGGGAGCACGATTGAAGCGGGCGAACCCTCCTTTGACGAGTGGGCACAGGCAGCACATATTCCAGAGGGTTCTCGGCGCGAGGGCATGAGAACAATGTATGCTGACTATGATCAGCATGGGTTTCCGGGGGGCAATGCGCTGGTGCTGCAAGCCATTCTCGAACGAGAACCCCGGACGCTGCGGCAGTACATCCAAGAACTTGCAAACCGCAAAGTGGCTTCATGA
- a CDS encoding SDR family NAD(P)-dependent oxidoreductase, whose amino-acid sequence MTSSIEKYGQLDILVSNAGIEHFGKLEEITPQDFERVFSVNVAGQLFATQAAARYLPSGGRVVLTSSVSAQISVFYHTLYAASKAAVSAMVRNLAPELGERGITINAIAPGGTRRQIWLKKTPSYIHIQLYENRLQRLCSRARHHCNEWYSQRKSPRQSHF is encoded by the coding sequence GTGACATCTTCTATTGAGAAGTACGGTCAACTTGATATTCTGGTCAGTAATGCAGGGATTGAGCATTTCGGAAAGCTGGAGGAGATTACTCCGCAAGATTTTGAGCGGGTGTTCAGTGTGAATGTCGCGGGTCAACTGTTTGCTACACAGGCTGCGGCTCGCTACCTTCCGTCTGGTGGTCGTGTGGTGCTGACTTCCTCAGTCAGTGCCCAGATTTCGGTTTTTTATCACACACTCTATGCTGCCAGCAAAGCTGCTGTTTCGGCAATGGTACGCAATTTGGCTCCTGAGTTGGGAGAGCGTGGCATTACAATCAATGCCATTGCTCCTGGCGGTACACGGCGACAGATATGGCTAAAGAAAACGCCAAGCTATATACACATCCAGCTTTACGAGAATCGCCTCCAGAGACTTTGCTCAAGAGCAAGACATCACTGCAACGAGTGGTACAGTCAGAGGAAATCGCCGCGGCAGTCACATTTTTAG
- a CDS encoding NmrA/HSCARG family protein, with translation MTQQTDSKQTILVTGATGNQGGAVARQLLQRGNFAVRAFVRDLNKPAAQSLQQAGAELAVGDFSDRASLDRALQGVYGVFSLQTFLKEGGLEAEIRDGKTVADAAKAAGIQHFVYSSVGSAERNTGVPHFDSKFQVEEYIRSLGLPYTILRPVFFFYNYASMRPIIEQGTLPQPLSPETKLQQLSEEDYGAMVAEVFDRSTEFLNREIEVASVEMTMTEIAAAFSQVLGRSVTYQQIPFEAFEQQAGEEVTTMYRWFERVGYAADLAQLKREFPAPTDFESYLRGSFGVARER, from the coding sequence ATGACACAGCAAACAGATTCAAAACAAACGATCTTAGTCACCGGAGCTACAGGCAACCAGGGCGGTGCAGTAGCACGTCAACTGTTGCAGCGGGGAAATTTTGCGGTTCGCGCTTTTGTACGTGACTTAAACAAGCCTGCTGCCCAATCCCTTCAACAAGCAGGTGCAGAACTCGCAGTCGGAGATTTTAGCGATCGCGCCTCCCTCGATCGCGCTTTACAGGGTGTCTATGGTGTTTTTTCATTGCAGACTTTTCTCAAAGAAGGCGGATTAGAAGCCGAGATCCGAGATGGCAAAACGGTTGCAGACGCGGCAAAAGCGGCGGGCATCCAGCACTTTGTCTACAGTTCGGTAGGAAGTGCTGAACGCAACACGGGCGTTCCCCATTTTGACAGCAAGTTTCAAGTTGAAGAATACATTCGGTCTCTGGGCTTGCCCTACACCATCCTGCGTCCGGTTTTCTTTTTTTACAACTACGCCTCGATGCGCCCAATAATAGAGCAGGGAACGCTGCCCCAACCACTCAGCCCTGAGACAAAATTGCAGCAGCTATCGGAAGAAGATTACGGGGCAATGGTCGCTGAGGTATTCGATCGTTCCACCGAGTTCTTGAACCGCGAAATTGAAGTTGCCAGTGTAGAGATGACCATGACTGAGATCGCGGCAGCGTTTAGCCAAGTTTTGGGCAGGTCTGTCACCTACCAGCAGATTCCGTTTGAAGCATTTGAGCAGCAAGCCGGAGAGGAAGTGACTACCATGTATCGCTGGTTTGAGCGCGTCGGTTATGCAGCGGATTTGGCGCAGTTGAAACGCGAGTTTCCAGCACCAACCGACTTTGAATCCTATTTACGCGGTTCCTTCGGAGTTGCGCGAGAGCGCTAA
- a CDS encoding GNAT family N-acetyltransferase translates to MLKSDTSESNQQFINAWRYFASACPNGEVLEANKLAVTWSGTGNVFVNAVFLAEPVFEEAELEAKAKAACNYAKERNQPWWMVVAEDWVPKFLLPQIDEVLARQGLVPLLKITGMATEQLLPSTAHRSKLDCVSVNSLEMRQALADINSISYDLPLLPFREPFELDNFWQEMVFGTVGYVDSQPVSAAITLLINNEFYLAFVATLPNYRNQGFAEAVIRHSLEQATQRYGKKRTVLHATPAGLLVYQRIGYQPTACFRTYA, encoded by the coding sequence ATGTTAAAATCAGACACTTCTGAATCGAATCAACAATTCATCAACGCTTGGAGGTACTTTGCTAGTGCCTGTCCTAACGGAGAAGTTTTAGAAGCGAATAAATTAGCCGTCACCTGGAGCGGTACAGGCAATGTCTTTGTTAATGCTGTCTTTCTTGCTGAACCTGTCTTTGAGGAGGCTGAACTAGAAGCAAAAGCAAAAGCAGCTTGCAATTATGCTAAAGAGCGCAATCAACCCTGGTGGATGGTAGTTGCTGAAGACTGGGTACCAAAATTCCTTCTCCCGCAGATCGATGAAGTGCTTGCTCGACAAGGGCTTGTTCCCTTACTCAAGATCACTGGTATGGCGACTGAGCAACTGCTTCCTTCGACAGCACATCGCTCGAAATTAGACTGTGTTAGCGTAAATAGCCTAGAGATGAGACAGGCTCTCGCTGACATTAATTCGATTAGCTATGATCTTCCTCTTTTACCTTTTCGCGAACCTTTCGAGCTTGACAACTTTTGGCAAGAGATGGTATTCGGTACAGTCGGGTATGTGGACAGTCAACCCGTATCAGCGGCAATAACGCTTCTGATCAACAATGAATTCTATCTAGCATTTGTTGCCACCTTACCGAATTACAGAAATCAAGGTTTTGCTGAAGCTGTTATTCGGCACTCTCTAGAGCAGGCAACGCAGCGCTATGGCAAGAAACGGACTGTTTTACATGCAACGCCTGCTGGTCTTCTAGTGTATCAAAGAATCGGCTATCAACCCACTGCTTGTTTTAGAACTTATGCCTGA
- a CDS encoding SDR family NAD(P)-dependent oxidoreductase, with protein sequence MKILENKVALVTGGTSGIGKTTAIAFSNAGSKVVLSGRREQEGEETADLIRRSGGESLFVRSDVSSEAEVKALIEKTVEQYGRLDCAFNAGIEPPLKPLHEQSVEDFDKLMAINVRGVFLCMKYEIQQMLTQGGGVIVNNSSMGGLIAFPGNSPYHASKHAVMGLTRSAALDYAKQNVRINAVNPGMIDTDMMDRLAHGNPEQITASNEASSSTIRSS encoded by the coding sequence ATGAAGATACTTGAGAATAAAGTTGCCTTGGTGACTGGCGGAACGTCGGGAATTGGAAAAACAACTGCGATCGCATTCAGCAATGCAGGCTCAAAAGTTGTGCTTTCAGGCAGGCGTGAGCAAGAAGGTGAAGAAACCGCCGATTTGATTCGTCGATCGGGCGGTGAATCTTTGTTTGTGCGCTCAGATGTATCGAGTGAAGCAGAAGTCAAAGCACTCATTGAGAAGACCGTTGAACAGTATGGTCGGCTAGATTGTGCCTTCAACGCTGGAATTGAGCCACCTCTAAAGCCGCTCCATGAGCAATCGGTTGAAGACTTCGACAAACTGATGGCGATTAATGTTCGAGGAGTGTTTTTGTGCATGAAATACGAAATTCAACAAATGCTCACGCAGGGAGGGGGAGTGATTGTCAACAATTCTTCAATGGGTGGTCTGATCGCATTTCCTGGAAATAGTCCTTATCACGCAAGTAAACACGCCGTGATGGGATTGACTCGTTCTGCTGCGCTAGACTACGCCAAGCAAAACGTTCGGATTAATGCGGTCAATCCCGGAATGATTGATACAGATATGATGGATCGTCTTGCACATGGGAATCCAGAGCAGATCACTGCTAGCAACGAAGCTAGCAGCAGCACTATCAGGAGTAGCTAA
- a CDS encoding SDR family oxidoreductase, whose protein sequence is MVQSEEIAAAVTFLVSDDASYITGSTLAVDGGRL, encoded by the coding sequence GTGGTACAGTCAGAGGAAATCGCCGCGGCAGTCACATTTTTAGTCTCTGACGATGCTTCCTATATTACTGGCAGCACACTCGCTGTGGATGGTGGTAGGCTCTAA
- a CDS encoding LysR family transcriptional regulator, giving the protein MDKLKSLMIFMRSAQSGSFSEAARQLGMAPSAVSRAVLRLEDELGVRLVQRTTRNLTLTEAGSRFYQRAQQILSDLEEAELEVKQLQALPIGTLRLDLSFTFGKLHIAPALLQFAAQYPELNLNVSFSDRVIDLIEDDVDATVRIGLNTDSRLAMHHLGTARYITCASPQYLAQYGEPTTLTELSQHRCVNFIFPQTRREPTWKFEQDGKLIELAVDSYLKFDNSEVILDAVIGGAGVVQLPKFIAAKAIARGDLQPILQSYATQAGLPIAVLYPQKRYLSAKVRVFVEFMTKLAATLKQVDIVD; this is encoded by the coding sequence ATGGACAAACTGAAAAGCCTGATGATCTTTATGCGCTCTGCTCAATCTGGCAGCTTTTCGGAGGCAGCAAGGCAGTTAGGCATGGCTCCGTCCGCCGTGAGTCGAGCCGTCTTGCGCTTAGAAGATGAATTGGGGGTGCGCCTAGTTCAACGAACGACTCGTAATTTAACGCTGACTGAAGCGGGCAGTCGATTTTATCAACGCGCTCAGCAAATTCTCAGCGACTTGGAAGAAGCCGAACTCGAAGTCAAACAATTGCAAGCACTGCCGATCGGAACATTACGGCTCGACCTCAGCTTTACATTTGGCAAACTGCATATTGCTCCTGCTCTGCTGCAATTTGCCGCACAATATCCTGAGCTAAACCTGAATGTTTCATTTAGCGATCGCGTGATTGATTTAATTGAGGACGATGTTGATGCGACGGTGCGGATTGGCTTGAACACAGATAGCCGTTTAGCCATGCACCACTTGGGAACAGCGCGATACATTACTTGTGCCTCGCCACAGTATCTTGCTCAGTACGGTGAGCCGACAACACTTACAGAGCTGTCACAGCATCGCTGCGTCAACTTTATCTTTCCACAGACACGGCGAGAACCGACCTGGAAGTTTGAACAGGACGGAAAATTGATCGAGCTTGCTGTTGACAGTTATCTAAAATTCGATAACTCAGAAGTCATTTTGGACGCGGTGATCGGAGGAGCGGGTGTCGTTCAGTTGCCTAAGTTTATTGCCGCAAAAGCGATCGCACGGGGAGACCTGCAACCGATTCTTCAATCCTACGCGACTCAAGCTGGATTACCGATCGCTGTGTTGTATCCTCAAAAACGCTACCTTTCAGCCAAGGTTCGCGTCTTTGTTGAATTTATGACAAAATTGGCTGCTACGTTAAAGCAAGTTGATATTGTGGACTGA